The following coding sequences lie in one Rutidosis leptorrhynchoides isolate AG116_Rl617_1_P2 chromosome 4, CSIRO_AGI_Rlap_v1, whole genome shotgun sequence genomic window:
- the LOC139845301 gene encoding proline iminopeptidase: MNLGFFNKTLLPHIIPTSLSIPSQFFFKNPHNNKIPTFTGGKSLVLRAQKSCDNSESIEQISELMDNKEGVQELKRNLYEHIEPYATGFLKVSDIHTIYWEQSGNPSGHPVVFLHGGPGGGTSPSNRRFFDPEFYRIILFDQRGAGKSTPHACLEENTTWDLIKDIEKLREHLEIPEWQVFGGSWGSTLALAYSQSHPDKVTGIVLRGIFLLRKKEIDWFYEGGAAAIYPDAWEPFRDLIPENERDCFVKAYHKRLNSDDLKTQYEAARAWTKWEMMTAHLLPNEETIKKGDSDDFSLAFARIENHYFVNKGFFSTDSHLLDNIDKIRHINAVIVQGRYDCCCPMMSAWDLHKAWPEADFKVVSDAGHSAYEPGLTAELVAANEKLKNIIRNG, translated from the exons ATGAATTTAGGGTTTTTTAATAAGACTCTTCTCCCTCATATCATTCCTACTTCACTTTCTATCCCCTCCCAATTCTTCTTCAAAAATCCCCACAACAACAAGATTCCTACTTTTACAG GTGGAAAGAGTTTAGTGTTGAGGGCTCAAAAATCTTGCGATAACAGTGAATCAATAGAGCAAATTTCAGAATTAATGGATAATAAGGAAGGTGTTCAGGAGCTAAAAAGGAATCTTTATGAACATATAGAGCCGTATGCTACTGGGTTCTTGAAAGTTTCTGATATTCACACAATCTATTGGGAGCAATCTGGAAATCCTTCTGGTCAT CCCGTTGTGTTTCTCCATGGCGGTCCAGGAGGTGGAACATCACCAAGTAATAGAAGATTTTTTGATCCTGAATTCTATCGCATTATTCTCTTTGATCAG AGAGGAGCTGGCAAGAGTACACCACATGCTTGTTTAGAGGAGAACACAACATGGGATCTTATTAAAGATATCGAAAAACTAAGAGAACACCTCGAAATTCCTGAATGGCAG GTGTTTGGTGGCTCATGGGGGAGCACACTAGCTCTTGCGTACAGCCAGTCTCATCCTGATAAA GTAACCGGAATTGTCCTTCGAGGGATTTTCTTATTGAGGAAGAAAGAGATTGATTGGTTTTATGAAGGCGGTGCTGCTGCAATATACCCTGATG cTTGGGAGCCTTTTAGAGATCTTATACCAGAAAATGAAAGAGACTGCTTTGTGAAGGCCTACCACAAGAGATTAAATTCCGATGACTTGAAAACACAA TATGAAGCAGCTAGGGCGTGGACCAAATGGGAGATGATGACTGCCCATTTGCTACCAAATGAAGAGACTATTAAGAAAGGGGACAGTGATGATTTCTCACTG GCGTTTGCAAGGATTGAGAACCATTACTTTGTGAATAAGGGATTCTTTTCAACAGATTCACATCTCTTGGATAATATTGATAAGATCAGGCATATTAATGCTGTAATTGTACAG GGACGATATGATTGTTGTTGTCCCATGATGTCCGCATGGGATCTGCATAAAGCTTGGCCAGAGGCAGATTTTAAG